One Brassica oleracea var. oleracea cultivar TO1000 chromosome C7, BOL, whole genome shotgun sequence genomic window carries:
- the LOC106306101 gene encoding protein pleiotropic regulatory locus 1 isoform X1, whose translation MPAATTEAESIEPQSLKKLSIKSLKRALDLFSPVHGQFPPPDAEAKKIRLSHKMKVAFGGVEPVSQPPRQPDRGNEQTGTSSALALPVPEGSKSTQKGVTENALVVGPTFQPKGLNSIGTSGKSTTIIPANVSSYERNFSTSALMERIPSRWPRPEWHAPWKNYRVIQGHLGWVRSVAFDPSNEWFCTGSADRTIKIWDVATGVLKLTLTGHIEQVRGLAVSNRHTYMFSAGDDKQVKCWDLEQNKVIRSYHGHLSGVYCLALHPTLDVLLTGGRDSVCRVWDIRTKMQIFALTGHDNTVCSVFTRPTDPQVVTGSHDTTIKFWDLRYGKTMTTLTHHKKSVRAMTLHPKENAFASASADNTKKFSLPKGEFYHNMLSQQKTIINAMAVNEDGVMVTGGDNGSIWFWDWKSGHSFQQSETIVQPGSLESEAGIYAACYDQTGSRLVTCEADKTIKMWKEDENATPETHPVNFKPPKEIRRF comes from the exons ATGCCGGCTGCGACGACGGAGGCCGAATCAATAGAACCACAGTCGCTGAAAAAGCTGAGCATCAAATCCCTGAAACGAGCACTTGATCTCTTCTCCCCCGTCCACGGCCAATTCCCTCCTCCTGATGCCGAAGC CAAGAAGATTCGTCTCAGCCATAAG ATGAAAGTTGCTTTTGGAGGTGTGGAGCCTGTGAGCCAGCCTCCACGTCAGCCTGACCGCGGCAATGAGCAGACCGGAACCTCAAGTGCTCTTGCTCTCCCAG TTCCTGAAGGCTCCAAGAGTACCCAAAAGGGTGTGACAGAGAATGCTCTTGTTGTTGGTCCAACTTTCCAGCCAAAGGGCTT GAACAGTATTGGTACCTCAGGCAAAAGCACCACCATTATCCCTGCAAATGTATCCTCGTATGAAAG GAACTTTTCAACTTCTGCACTAATGGAGAGAATACCGAGTAGATGGCCTCGCCCAGAGTGGCATGCACCATGGAAGAATTACAGG GTCATTCAGGGGCACTTGGGTTGGGTCAGATCTGTCGCCTTTGACCCCAGTAATGAATGGTTTTGTACTGGTTCAGCTGATCGTACCATCAAG ATATGGGATGTAGCAACTGGAGTTCTGAAGCTAACACTTACTGGTCATATCGAGCAAGTGCGAG GCCTTGCTGTAAGCAATCGACATACATACATGTTCTCAGCTGGGGATGACAAGCAAGTCAAATGCTGGGACCTTGAGCAGAATAAG GTTATCCGGTCTTATCATGGACACTTGAGTGGAGTCTATTGCTTAGCTCTTCACCCAACCTTAGACGTGTTACTAACCGGAGGGCGAGACTCTGTCTGCAGG GTGTGGGATATTCGTACCAAGATGCAAATTTTTGCACTTACAGGACATGACAACACCGTTTGTTCTGTTTTCACTCGTCCAACA GACCCACAAGTTGTAACTGGATCTCATGACACTACTATTAAATTCTGGGACCTTCGATATG GCAAAACAATGACGACTCTAACACATCATAAGAAATCTGTCCGAGCAATGACCCTTCATCCTAAAGA GAATGCATTTGCTTCTGCATCAGCTGACAACACCAAAAAGTTTAGCCTTCCAAAGGGAGAGTTTTACCACAACATGCT TTCGCAGCAGAAAACCATAATTAACGCAATGGCTGTGAACGAGGATGGTGTAATGGTCACTGGAG GTGATAATGGAAGTATATGGTTCTGGGACTGGAAGAGTGGTCATAGTTTCCAACAGTCGGAAACTATTGTACAGCCTG GTTCACTGGAGAGTGAAGCGGGTATATACGCAGCTTGTTATGATCAGACAGGTTCAAGATTGGTAACATGTGAGGCTGATAAGACGATAAAGATGTGGAAAGAAGATGAGAATGCTACTCCAGAAACTCACCCTGTCAATTTCAAACCACCCAAGGAGATTAGGCGCTTCTGA
- the LOC106306100 gene encoding condensin-2 complex subunit D3: MDEELLLARIIAGIEGGGGGDDESHYHELVADLKFLLETDDDEILDRFYVSLSSTASPFLRCFSAAMDSPVESGRLAISASEAYLSLLLSTNCPVFTLFSPVAFLSLLGSIRRYLKPRHREDSGAASQGNKKKRGRGGGSRKNARNPGREDGDETEEGGLDAKLVFRVLERLGSVLGFVHLDRFPDSLKSLVQTVSEIPLLALEHSGVLNYDRLMEMCGRILGGVLSSDHGDVSLTAAEISKSLTPLLLMGKHQARSFALGFVSRKIMGLAKDNSELKKVVCNLPKFLVHKAPEKAEPRGFAVEAILEIVKAMEVEDQSEFVDFVMKMGQGKSNLRILAVDLIPLLMSSLGNSFGSISSEDGVEDSWGLGCLNALVQRCSDSSALIRARALSNLAQVVGFLSGDERSRSILKQALGFTGCETSEGKGRITDLLKKRCVDEKAATRRAALLLVTKLTSLLGGCFDVSILKTMGTSCSDPLISIRKAAISALSEAFRICTDEVVTTEWLHSVPRMVMDNETSIQEECENVFHELVLERISRAGNSLSQGSASLPDNWSSSSKDLDRDIEALFPEGVLVLLRELCNSEVSPWVKKICVSLGKKKQLKPRVALALQSIIKESESLWLNRSMPINKWTAPAGAWFLLSEVSVFLPKSVEWEFLHHHWQLLDKNDLQEGTDGQGDEEGVECNSSTWAGDRVFLLQTISNVSLQLPPEPAADLADNLLKKIEKFNLHSAEVDAHVKALKTLCVKKARIPEESDVLVKKWVEQVLSKASKVTEKYIEGISSNNLSFATPAMLGSRRSKKLDSVSKKLSKAITAVYTIGSCVIIYPSADTTKIVPLLHTVITSGSADSKLKNKLPQANACLKQKAPPLYSQSWLTMAKICLADGKLAKRYIPLFAQELEKSDCAALRNNLVVAMTDFCVHYTAMIECYIPKITKRLRDPCEVVRRQTFILLSRLLQRDYVKWRGVLFLRFLLSLVDESEKIRRLADFLFGNILKVKAPLLAYNSFVEAIYVLNDCHAHNGHNNSDAKQSRTKDQAFSIRGNDERARSKRMQIYVTLLKQMAPEHLLATFAKLCAEVLAAASDGMLNIEDVTGQSVLQDAFQILACKEIRLSVSRGSSSETVEMEEEGGDSNAAAAKGRAITQAVRKGLIQNTIPIFIELKRLLESKNSPLTGSLMDCLRVLLKDYKNEIEEMLVADKQLQKELVYDMQKHEAAKARSMANQGVGCGTSHRSREPEQPATAAGREENVRDSGLESRVVSAAADAMAAKAARSVLREVNGGAATPPLSAMSVPKLRSSLGGGKQSGRPSADVLESLRRRPTFMSDDDN; encoded by the exons ATGGACGAGGAGCTTTTGCTCGCTAGAATCATCGCAGGAATCGAAGGAGGCGGAGGAGGAGACGATGAATCACACTACCACGAACTCGTCGCGGATCTCAAGTTTCTACTCGAAACAGACGACGACGAAATCCTCGACCGGTTCTACGTCAGCCTCTCCTCTACAGCTTCACCGTTTCTCCGCTGCTTCTCCGCCGCCATGGATTCTCCGGTTGAATCCGGCCGTCTGGCGATTTCAGCCTCCGAGGCCTATCTCTCTCTGCTTCTTTCCACGAACTGCCCCGTTTTCACTCTCTTCTCCCCCGTTGCGTTTCTCTCTCTGCTGGGATCGATTCGCCGATACCTCAAGCCTCGCCACCGGGAGGATTCGGGAGCGGCGTCTCAGGGGAACAAGAAGAAGAGAGGACGCGGCGGTGGTTCGAGGAAGAACGCTAGAAACCCAGGGCGTGAAGATGGGGACGAAACGGAAGAGGGCGGGCTCGATGCGAAGTTGGTGTTTAGAGTGCTCGAGCGTCTGGGCTCGGTTCTGGGCTTTGTTCATTTGGATAGATTTCCCGATAGCTTGAAGTCTTTGGTGCAAACTGTGAGTGAGATTCCTTTACTAGCGTTGGAGCATTCAGGGGTTTTGAATTACGATCGATTGATGGAAATGTGCGGGAGGATTCTTGGTGGAGTGTTGAGCTCTGACCATGGAGATGTGTCGCTCACAGCCGCTGAGATTTCGAAGTCTTTGACACCGTTGCTTTTGATGGGGAAGCATCAGGCGAGAAGCTTCGCGTTAGGGTTTGTGTCAAGGAAGATTATGGGTTTGGCTAAAGATAACTCTGAGTTGAAAAAAGTTGTTTGTAATTTGCCTAAGTTTTTGGTTCACAAGGCGCCTGAGAAGGCTGAGCCGCGTGGATTCGCGGTGGAGGCGATACTGGAGATTGTAAAGGCAATGGAGGTTGAGGACCAATCGGAGTTTGTTGATTTTGTGATGAAGATGGGCCAGGGTAAATCTAATCTGAGGATATTGGCTGTTGATCTTATACCTTTGTTGATGAGCTCATTAGGAAACTCATTTGGAAGTATTAGTTCAGAGGATGGCGTGGAAGATTCGTGGGGATTGGGTTGTCTTAATGCCTTAGTGCAGCGGTGTTCAGATTCAAGCGCTTTAATTAGAGCTCGAGCTTTGTCCAACTTAGCTCAAGTTGTGGGGTTTTTGTCTGGTGATGAAAGGAGTAGGTCGATCTTGAAACAAGCCCTTGGGTTTACTGGTTGTGAGACTTCAGAGGGAAAAGGTAGAATAACTGACCTTTTGAAGAAGAGATGTGTGGATGAGAAGGCGGCTACCAGGAGAGCAGCTCTTCTTCTAGTTACAAAATTGACATCCCTTTTGGGTGGTTGCTTTGATGTTAGTATCCTAAAGACAATGGGTACATCTTGTTCTGATCCGCTCATAAGCATAAGAAAGGCTGCAATTTCAGCTCTTTCCGAG GCCTTCAGAATATGTACAGATGAAGTTGTGACCACTGAATGGTTACATTCTGTCCCTCGGATGGTCATGGACAATGAAACTAGCATCCAAGAAGAATGCGAGAATGTCTTTCATGAACTAGTCCTGGAGAGAATATCGCGAGCGGGAAATTCCCTTTCTCAGGGCAGTGCTTCTCTCCCAGACAACTGGAGCTCTAGCTCAAAAGATCTAGACAGAGACATTGAAGCGTTGTTTCCAGAAGGAGTTTTGGTTCTCCTAAGGGAGCTCTGCAACAGCGAGGTTTCCCCTTGGGTAAAGAAAATATGTGTAAGTTTGGGCAAGAAGAAGCAACTGAAACCAAGAGTTGCCCTTGCGCTGCAGAGTATCATAAAGGAATCTGAATCACTCTGGTTAAACCGTTCAATGCCAATAAATAAATGGACAGCTCCTGCCGGGGCTTGGTTTCTTCTTTCAGAGGTGTCAGTTTTTCTTCCAAAGTCTGTCGAATGGGAGTTTCTTCACCATCATTGGCAGTTGCTAGACAAAAATGACTTGCAAG AAGGAACAGATGGACAAGGTGATGAAGAGGGTGTAGAGTGTAATTCTTCTACATGGGCTGGGGATCGAGTTTTTCTTTTGCAAACTATCTCCAATGTTTCCCTTCAGCTGCCACCAGAGCCTGCTGCAGATCTGGCCGACAATTTGCTGAAGAAAATCGAAAAGTTTAACCTGCATTCTGCTGAG GTCGATGCACATGTTAAAGCATTAAAAACTTTGTGCGTAAAGAAAGCGCGTATCCCGGAGGAGTCGGATGTGCTTGTCAAGAAATGGGTAGAACAAGTTTTATCTAAGGCATCTAAGGTCACTGAGAAGTACATCGAGGGGATCTCCAGTAATAATCTTTCTTTCGCCACACCAGCAATGCTTGGAAGTAGGAGAAGCAAGAAACTGGATTCTGTATCCAAGAAGTTATCAAAAGCAATCACAGCAGTATATACCATTGGATCTTGTGTCATTATATATCCTTCAGCTGACACGACCAAAATTGTTCCGTTGTTACATACTGTAATCACTTCAGGAAGTGCTGATTCAAAGCTGAAAAACAAATTGCCACAAGCCAATGCTTGCTTGAAGCAGAAAGCTCCTCCTCTCTATAGTCAGTCTTGGTTGACCATGGCGAAGATTTGTTTGGCTGACGGGAAGCTTGCTAAAAGATATATCCCTCTCTTTGCACAG GAGCTTGAAAAGAGTGATTGTGCAGCCTTGCGTAACAATCTTGTAGTGGCCATGACAGACTTTTGTGTTCACTATACAGCCATGATAGAGTG TTACATCCCAAAGATTACTAAACGTCTTCGGGATCCTTGTGAAGTGGTTAGAAGGCAGACATTCATACTTCTCTCAAGGTTATTACAG AGAGATTATGTTAAGTGGAGAGGCGTTCTTTTCCTTCGCTTCCTTCTATCTCTCGTGGATGAATCTGAAAAGATACGTCGACTTGCAGACTTTTTATTTGGAAACATCCTTAAAG TCAAGGCACCACTTTTAGCTTACAACAGTTTTGTGGAAGCTATTTATGTGTTAAACGATTGCCACGCCCACAATGGCCACAATAATTCAGATGCTAAGCAATCAAGAACAAAGGATCAAGCTTTTTCTATCAG AGGAAATGATGAAAGAGCTAGGTCTAAAAGAATGCAGATCTACGTCACTCTGCTTAAACAAATGGCTCCAGAACATCTTCTGGCCACCTTTGCAAAGTTATGTGCAGAGGTCCTCGCAGCTGCTTCTGATGGAATGCTCAACATAGAAGATGTAACTGGTCAGTCAGTTCTACAG GATGCGTTTCAGATCTTGGCGTGCAAAGAGATCCGTTTATCAGTTTCAAGAGGATCTTCGTCTGAGACAGTAGAGATGGAAGAAGAAGGTGGAGACTCCAACGCGGCGGCTGCCAAAGGAAGAGCCATAACGCAAGCTGTTAGAAAAGGTTTGATTCAGAACACGATTCCGATCTTCATTGAGCTCAAGAGGCTATTGGAGAGCAAGAACAGTCCTCTCACAGGCTCGCTCATGGACTGCCTCCGTGTGCTCCTGAAAGACTACAAGAACGAGATAGAAGAAATGCTCGTCGCTGATAAACAGCTTCAGAAAGAGCTCGTCTACGATATGCAGAAGCACGAGGCTGCAAAGGCAAGGTCCATGGCTAACCAAGGGGTTGGCTGCGGGACAAGTCATAGAAGCCGCGAACCAGAGCAACCAGCAACAGCAGCAGGAAGGGAGGAGAATGTTAGGGATTCGGGATTGGAATCGAGAGTGGTATCTGCGGCTGCTGATGCAATGGCGGCTAAAGCGGCGAGGTCGGTGCTGAGAGAAGTGAACGGTGGAGCTGCAACGCCGCCTCTGAGCGCAATGAGCGTTCCGAAGCTAAGGTCGAGCCTTGGAGGAGGTAAACAGAGTGGTCGACCATCGGCGGATGTGCTTGAGTCTCTCAGAAGAAGACCAACTTTCATGTCTGATGACGATAACTAA
- the LOC106306101 gene encoding protein pleiotropic regulatory locus 1 isoform X2, translating to MPAATTEAESIEPQSLKKLSIKSLKRALDLFSPVHGQFPPPDAEAKKIRLSHKMKVAFGGVEPVSQPPRQPDRGNEQTGTSSALALPVPEGSKSTQKGVTENALVVGPTFQPKGFIGTSGKSTTIIPANVSSYERNFSTSALMERIPSRWPRPEWHAPWKNYRVIQGHLGWVRSVAFDPSNEWFCTGSADRTIKIWDVATGVLKLTLTGHIEQVRGLAVSNRHTYMFSAGDDKQVKCWDLEQNKVIRSYHGHLSGVYCLALHPTLDVLLTGGRDSVCRVWDIRTKMQIFALTGHDNTVCSVFTRPTDPQVVTGSHDTTIKFWDLRYGKTMTTLTHHKKSVRAMTLHPKENAFASASADNTKKFSLPKGEFYHNMLSQQKTIINAMAVNEDGVMVTGGDNGSIWFWDWKSGHSFQQSETIVQPGSLESEAGIYAACYDQTGSRLVTCEADKTIKMWKEDENATPETHPVNFKPPKEIRRF from the exons ATGCCGGCTGCGACGACGGAGGCCGAATCAATAGAACCACAGTCGCTGAAAAAGCTGAGCATCAAATCCCTGAAACGAGCACTTGATCTCTTCTCCCCCGTCCACGGCCAATTCCCTCCTCCTGATGCCGAAGC CAAGAAGATTCGTCTCAGCCATAAG ATGAAAGTTGCTTTTGGAGGTGTGGAGCCTGTGAGCCAGCCTCCACGTCAGCCTGACCGCGGCAATGAGCAGACCGGAACCTCAAGTGCTCTTGCTCTCCCAG TTCCTGAAGGCTCCAAGAGTACCCAAAAGGGTGTGACAGAGAATGCTCTTGTTGTTGGTCCAACTTTCCAGCCAAAGGGCTT TATTGGTACCTCAGGCAAAAGCACCACCATTATCCCTGCAAATGTATCCTCGTATGAAAG GAACTTTTCAACTTCTGCACTAATGGAGAGAATACCGAGTAGATGGCCTCGCCCAGAGTGGCATGCACCATGGAAGAATTACAGG GTCATTCAGGGGCACTTGGGTTGGGTCAGATCTGTCGCCTTTGACCCCAGTAATGAATGGTTTTGTACTGGTTCAGCTGATCGTACCATCAAG ATATGGGATGTAGCAACTGGAGTTCTGAAGCTAACACTTACTGGTCATATCGAGCAAGTGCGAG GCCTTGCTGTAAGCAATCGACATACATACATGTTCTCAGCTGGGGATGACAAGCAAGTCAAATGCTGGGACCTTGAGCAGAATAAG GTTATCCGGTCTTATCATGGACACTTGAGTGGAGTCTATTGCTTAGCTCTTCACCCAACCTTAGACGTGTTACTAACCGGAGGGCGAGACTCTGTCTGCAGG GTGTGGGATATTCGTACCAAGATGCAAATTTTTGCACTTACAGGACATGACAACACCGTTTGTTCTGTTTTCACTCGTCCAACA GACCCACAAGTTGTAACTGGATCTCATGACACTACTATTAAATTCTGGGACCTTCGATATG GCAAAACAATGACGACTCTAACACATCATAAGAAATCTGTCCGAGCAATGACCCTTCATCCTAAAGA GAATGCATTTGCTTCTGCATCAGCTGACAACACCAAAAAGTTTAGCCTTCCAAAGGGAGAGTTTTACCACAACATGCT TTCGCAGCAGAAAACCATAATTAACGCAATGGCTGTGAACGAGGATGGTGTAATGGTCACTGGAG GTGATAATGGAAGTATATGGTTCTGGGACTGGAAGAGTGGTCATAGTTTCCAACAGTCGGAAACTATTGTACAGCCTG GTTCACTGGAGAGTGAAGCGGGTATATACGCAGCTTGTTATGATCAGACAGGTTCAAGATTGGTAACATGTGAGGCTGATAAGACGATAAAGATGTGGAAAGAAGATGAGAATGCTACTCCAGAAACTCACCCTGTCAATTTCAAACCACCCAAGGAGATTAGGCGCTTCTGA